The following coding sequences lie in one Pontibacter sp. G13 genomic window:
- a CDS encoding TonB-dependent receptor, translating into MKRTNSLLSKAWLGYPLLGLLFVCLMVMPQIGQAANPQTMALVSGKVFGANNEPLEGATVIVKNTSVGAFTDASGAFSLDAPDPANDILVISYIGYKRQEIALAGKTSIEVTMEEDFASTEEVVVIGYGSVEKKDLTGSVASVKATDFVQGTVISPEDLMNGKVAGVQMTTADGAPGGGVRVLVRGSTSILGNNQPLYIVDGVPIGNGGLSQNGVTENRVTTNPLSWLNPSDIASIDVLKGPSAQAIYGTRAAAGVVIITTKSGEAGSTVVEADIRVGVNNPRRYEVLSAEEFNQVRADNGLPSLDMGQQNNWQDSIMQPALSQVYSLGISGGNQSTNYYASVNYTNEDGTVRSTGYNKLNGRVKVEHKAIDDRLRLSFNITQSSEEFDASQIYPNRGRNNTGSTSPPLLGQMLIYNPTAPAYNEDGTYNQVDPTGQFFINPISIAEQPIDELHRQSFQGNLQASFEILDGLTYSMNLNYSNGTQDRGLYYPKAQGFPLGAPQGGAAWRRFQRGHGYLMESTLGYKREFNDNHRLDVLAGYSWQRSYNDGMQTQASNFLFDQTTFNSIGSTSSPELANFSSFAGGSTIISGFARANYSLMDRYLLTATFRTDGSDRFGPANQWGYFPSFAAAWRISEESFLSDVLILDDLKLRAEYGTIGNTPNGNYLGFLRVGANQYADGSGGYVNGVELANFPNEDLRWEKTSTFNVGLDFSFANGRVSGSFDFYDRMTEDLLLSYNVPSPSVFRTVTDNVGSMRNRGVEAALNLVLVNTGDFMFELGTNGAYNQNEVLSLSNNIFNIEDYNIQYGELFGAGFVGDNIFRIEEGQPIHNVYGLEWAGFAEDGTELFLDSLGNAVPLGDVNANGNPEKYFGSAVPTFTFSVTPSFRYKNFDMSIFLRGATGFNVVNNTFLQYASLSQIEAGNNVLSAALDNTEESISNVPEFSSRYVERGDFLRLDNLVLGYNFNTQAIKWVDNLRVYVSARNLALLTNYSGLDPEVFSTAKGSSVDVYGIDYLTYPRARNITFGVNVRLR; encoded by the coding sequence ATGAAAAGGACCAACTCATTACTCAGCAAGGCTTGGCTGGGTTACCCATTGTTGGGACTGCTCTTTGTCTGTTTGATGGTTATGCCACAAATCGGCCAAGCAGCAAATCCTCAGACAATGGCACTCGTTTCCGGCAAAGTGTTCGGAGCTAATAATGAGCCACTGGAAGGTGCTACTGTAATCGTGAAAAACACTTCTGTAGGTGCATTTACCGATGCATCCGGAGCCTTTAGCCTAGACGCTCCAGATCCTGCCAATGACATTTTGGTCATCAGCTATATCGGCTACAAACGTCAGGAAATCGCCCTCGCGGGCAAAACCTCCATTGAGGTGACGATGGAAGAGGATTTCGCCTCAACCGAAGAAGTCGTGGTGATCGGATATGGTTCCGTAGAGAAAAAGGATTTGACGGGTTCTGTCGCCTCTGTAAAAGCTACCGACTTTGTACAGGGCACGGTCATTTCCCCTGAAGATCTGATGAACGGTAAGGTGGCTGGGGTCCAAATGACCACTGCCGATGGTGCGCCAGGTGGTGGTGTCCGTGTGCTGGTCCGTGGATCTACTTCCATTCTCGGAAACAATCAGCCCCTCTACATTGTGGATGGAGTACCGATTGGCAATGGAGGCCTCTCACAAAACGGTGTGACCGAAAACCGAGTCACCACCAACCCCCTTTCTTGGTTGAATCCCTCGGATATCGCTTCGATTGATGTATTGAAAGGCCCATCTGCTCAGGCCATTTATGGTACACGTGCCGCAGCTGGGGTTGTGATCATCACCACAAAATCCGGTGAAGCTGGAAGCACTGTCGTGGAGGCGGACATCCGCGTGGGGGTGAACAATCCACGGAGATACGAAGTCCTGTCTGCCGAGGAATTCAACCAGGTTCGCGCGGACAACGGATTGCCTTCCTTGGATATGGGCCAGCAAAACAACTGGCAAGATTCTATCATGCAGCCTGCTCTTTCTCAGGTATATTCTTTGGGAATTAGCGGCGGTAATCAATCCACTAATTACTACGCTTCTGTCAACTACACCAATGAAGACGGAACGGTACGCTCGACTGGCTACAACAAATTGAATGGCCGCGTGAAAGTTGAGCACAAGGCGATTGATGACCGTTTGAGACTTTCCTTCAACATTACGCAGTCGTCTGAAGAATTTGACGCTTCCCAGATTTATCCAAACCGCGGTAGAAACAATACCGGTTCCACCTCTCCTCCATTGTTGGGGCAGATGTTGATCTACAATCCCACTGCACCTGCATACAATGAGGACGGAACCTATAACCAGGTCGATCCGACTGGGCAGTTCTTCATCAATCCGATCTCCATTGCCGAGCAGCCGATTGACGAATTGCACAGACAAAGTTTCCAGGGGAATCTTCAGGCGAGTTTCGAGATCTTGGATGGCTTGACGTATTCCATGAACTTGAATTACAGCAATGGTACGCAAGATCGTGGCCTTTACTATCCAAAGGCACAAGGCTTTCCATTGGGCGCTCCCCAGGGCGGTGCAGCATGGCGTAGATTCCAGCGCGGACACGGATACTTGATGGAATCCACCCTCGGGTACAAGCGCGAGTTCAACGATAACCATCGTTTGGATGTGTTGGCGGGATACTCTTGGCAGCGTTCCTACAACGACGGGATGCAGACCCAGGCTTCCAACTTCCTGTTTGACCAGACGACGTTCAACAGCATCGGATCTACCAGTTCTCCTGAATTGGCAAACTTCAGTTCCTTTGCCGGTGGTTCCACCATCATCTCCGGATTTGCTCGTGCAAATTACTCCTTGATGGATCGCTACTTGTTGACGGCTACCTTCCGTACGGACGGTTCTGATCGTTTTGGGCCTGCCAATCAGTGGGGGTATTTCCCCTCATTCGCAGCAGCATGGCGGATTTCAGAGGAATCATTCCTCTCAGATGTCTTGATCTTGGATGATTTGAAATTGCGTGCAGAGTACGGGACCATCGGTAATACTCCTAATGGGAACTATCTGGGATTCTTGCGAGTGGGAGCCAATCAATATGCAGATGGTTCTGGCGGATATGTCAATGGTGTCGAATTGGCCAACTTCCCGAACGAAGACCTGCGCTGGGAAAAAACATCCACCTTCAACGTGGGATTGGACTTCTCCTTTGCCAACGGACGCGTTTCCGGTTCCTTCGATTTCTACGACCGAATGACCGAGGATCTGCTCCTGAGCTACAACGTTCCTTCTCCATCTGTATTCCGCACGGTGACCGACAACGTGGGTTCCATGCGTAACCGTGGAGTGGAAGCGGCCTTGAATCTGGTCTTGGTAAATACCGGAGACTTCATGTTCGAGCTGGGTACCAATGGTGCCTACAACCAGAATGAGGTACTTTCCTTGTCCAACAACATCTTCAACATCGAGGATTACAATATCCAGTATGGTGAATTGTTCGGTGCAGGATTCGTGGGAGACAACATTTTCCGCATCGAAGAAGGACAACCGATCCACAATGTATATGGCCTCGAATGGGCAGGATTTGCTGAGGATGGAACAGAGTTGTTCTTGGACTCACTCGGCAATGCTGTGCCTTTGGGAGATGTCAATGCGAATGGCAACCCCGAGAAGTACTTTGGATCAGCGGTACCGACTTTCACCTTCTCCGTGACGCCTAGTTTCCGCTATAAGAATTTCGACATGTCGATCTTCTTGCGTGGTGCGACAGGCTTCAATGTCGTGAACAACACCTTCCTCCAGTATGCGAGCCTTTCTCAGATCGAAGCTGGTAACAACGTGCTTTCCGCTGCTTTGGACAATACCGAAGAAAGCATCAGCAACGTTCCTGAATTCTCTTCACGCTATGTGGAGCGAGGCGACTTCCTCCGTCTGGACAACTTGGTATTGGGCTACAATTTCAATACGCAGGCGATCAAATGGGTGGACAATCTCCGCGTGTATGTCTCCGCTCGCAACTTGGCCTTATTGACCAACTATAGCGGTTTGGACCCAGAAGTATTCAGTACAGCAAAGGGATCATCGGTAGATGTGTATGGGATCGATTACCTGACCTATCCACGTGCCCGCAACATCACCTTTGGTGTCAATGTCCGCTTGAGATAA
- a CDS encoding family 43 glycosylhydrolase: MNRLVWAGMLGLGLLSGCHMQSPRDNILRFEYQNPISAGIDPNGLRDCQVIRDGDWWYLTGTSFPHWSRQETDSLLNPGVALYRSKDLLHWEFRSYIIERPEIDKWYYRRFWAPEIQQIGGKYYALFNCRNDSLGYVGQHTGYAVADQIEGPYQVVTEEAPLCTGNDLTFFEDKDGKVWAFWNRGREFGIGFAQIDLTSGEFLTEPTTAILAAPVDYEYDETGEIVMTPGYDGRPKKKVATYHGWDAIGIEGAYVIERSGTYYLFYSSWTRGYEIGYATAPAITGPWTKYAGNPFYGAMSPTAFEKNGIAYEGAPDNPYHAVGHNEIFEGPDGRLWLSCHGILPDQPPMLVIDPLSFDEEGQVFSDGPSHTLQTITW; this comes from the coding sequence ATGAATAGATTGGTATGGGCCGGAATGTTGGGACTCGGACTGCTATCTGGCTGCCACATGCAATCCCCGAGAGACAATATTCTTCGCTTCGAATATCAAAACCCCATCTCGGCAGGAATCGATCCCAACGGACTGCGGGATTGTCAAGTGATCCGGGATGGAGACTGGTGGTATTTGACGGGAACGTCCTTTCCACATTGGTCCCGGCAAGAGACAGATTCTCTGCTCAACCCAGGTGTCGCACTTTATCGATCCAAGGATCTCCTCCATTGGGAATTTCGTTCATATATCATCGAGCGACCCGAGATCGACAAATGGTATTATCGGAGATTTTGGGCGCCAGAAATCCAGCAGATCGGCGGCAAATATTATGCATTGTTCAACTGCCGCAATGACAGCTTGGGATATGTGGGACAGCATACGGGCTATGCGGTGGCCGACCAGATCGAAGGACCCTATCAAGTTGTGACAGAGGAAGCACCTCTTTGCACGGGAAACGACCTGACATTCTTCGAAGACAAGGATGGCAAGGTGTGGGCATTTTGGAATCGGGGCCGTGAGTTTGGGATCGGATTCGCCCAAATCGACTTGACCTCTGGCGAATTTTTGACTGAACCGACCACTGCTATTCTGGCGGCTCCCGTGGATTATGAATATGATGAGACAGGGGAAATAGTCATGACGCCCGGTTACGATGGACGCCCCAAAAAGAAGGTCGCGACCTATCATGGATGGGATGCCATCGGGATCGAGGGAGCTTACGTAATCGAGCGATCAGGGACGTATTACCTCTTTTATTCGAGTTGGACGAGAGGGTATGAGATAGGCTATGCGACTGCTCCTGCCATCACTGGACCCTGGACCAAATATGCTGGCAACCCCTTTTACGGCGCGATGAGCCCTACGGCCTTCGAGAAAAACGGCATTGCCTACGAAGGGGCTCCCGATAATCCCTACCATGCGGTGGGGCACAACGAAATATTCGAAGGCCCTGATGGGCGTTTGTGGTTGTCTTGCCACGGAATTTTGCCGGACCAACCGCCGATGCTTGTGATAGATCCCCTCTCTTTTGACGAGGAAGGGCAGGTGTTTTCCGACGGGCCATCGCATACCTTGCAGACGATTACTTGGTGA